The Oncorhynchus nerka isolate Pitt River linkage group LG12, Oner_Uvic_2.0, whole genome shotgun sequence genome includes a region encoding these proteins:
- the cct7 gene encoding T-complex protein 1 subunit eta isoform X2 — protein sequence MDKLMVDGRGKATISNDGATILKLLDVVHPAAKTLVDIARSQDAEVGDGTTSVTLLAAEFLKQLKPYVEEGLHPQTIIRAFRSATHLAVKKIREISVTVKKDDKKEQRELLVKCAATAMNSKLIAGQKEFFSEMVVEAVMMLDELLPLKMIGIKKVQGGALEESHLVAGVAFKKTFSYAGFEMQPKRYDQPKIALLNVELELKAEKDNAEVRVKSVEDYQAIVDAEWNILYDKLEKIYKSGAKVVLSKLPIGDVATQYFADRDLFCAGRVQEEDLKRTMMACGGSIQTSVGSMTDDVLGRCEVFEEVQVGGERYNFFKGCPRSHTCTIILRGGAEQFMEETERSLHDAIMIVRRAIKNDSIVAGGGAIEMELSKYLRDYSRTIPGKQQLLIGAYAKALEIIPRQLCDNAGFDATNILNKLRAKHAQGGMWYGVDVNNEDIADNYLACVWEPSIVRINALTAASEAACLILSVDETIKNPRSSVEGPPGGGRGRGRGRPHAH from the exons ATGGACAAACTCATGGTGGATGGCAGag GTAAAGCCACCATCTCCAACGACGGGGCGACCATCCTGAAGCTGCTGGATGTGGTTCACCCTGCTGCCAAGACCCTGGTGGACATTGCACGCTCCCAGGATGCcgag GTGGGCGACGGTACCACGTCTGTAACCCTGTTGGCAGCAGAGTTCCTGAAGCAGTTGAAGCCGTACGTGGAGGAGGGTctccacccccagaccatcatcAGAGCCTTCCGCAGCGCTACGCACCTGGCCGTCAAGAAGATCCGAGAGATCTCTGTCACCGTCAAGAAGGACGACAAGAA agAACAGAGGGAACTCTTGGTGAAGTGTGCCGCCACAGCCATGAACTCCAAGCTGATCGCAG GTCAGAAGGAGTTCTTCAGTGAGATGGTGGTGGAGGCTGTCATGATGCTCGATGAGCTGCTGCCTCTCAAGATGATCGGGATCAAGAAGGTGCAGGGAGGAGCTCTGGAG gagTCTCACCTGGTAGCTGGCGTGGCCTTCAAGAAGACGTTCTCCTACGCCGGGTTTGAGATGCAGCCTAAACGTTACGACCAGCCCAAGATCGCTCTGCTCAATGTCGAGCTGGAACTGAAGGCCGAGAAGGACAATGCAGAGGTCCGCGTCAAGTCTGTCGAG GACTACCAGGCCATCGTAGATGCAGAGTGGAACATCCTGTATGACAAGCTGGAGAAGATCTACAAGTCAGGAGCCAAG GTGGTCCTGTCCAAGCTGCCCATTGGAGACGTGGCCACACAGTACTTTGCTGACCGGGATCTGTTTTGTGCTGGACGTGTTCAGGAGGAGGACCTCAAGAGGACAATGATG GCCTGCGGGGGCTCCATCCAGACCAGTGTTGGCTCCATGACAGACGATGTCCTGGGGCGCTGTGAAGTCTTTGAGGAGGTGCaggttggaggagagag GTATAACTTCTTCAAGGGTTGTCCTCGCTCCCATACGTGTACCATCATCCTGAGGGGCGGAGCCGAGCAGTTTATGGAGGAGACGGAACGCTCTCTACACGACGCCATCATGATCGTACGCAGAGCCATCAAG aatgactCCATCGTGGCTGGCGGAGGTGCGATCGAGATGGAACTCTCAAAGTACCTGCGTGATTATTCCAGAACCATTCCTGGCAAGCAGCAGCTGCTGATTGGAGCATACGCTAAGGCTCTAGAGATTATCCCCAGACAGCTGTGTGACAACGCAGGCTTCGATGCCACCAACATACTCAACAAGCTGCGCGCCAAGCacgcacag gGTGGTATGTGGTACGGTGTAGACGTGAACAATGAGGATATAGCTGATAACTACTTGGCGTGTGTGTGGGAACCCTCCATCGTGCGTATCAACGCACTGACTGCTGCCAGCGAGGCCGCCTGCCTCATCCTCTCAGTGGACGAGACCATCAAGAATCCACGCAGTAGCGTAGAAGGGCCACCAGGGGGCGGGAGAGGCCGGGGACGTGGCAGACCCCATGCTCACTAA
- the cct7 gene encoding T-complex protein 1 subunit eta isoform X1, giving the protein MMPTPVILLKEGTDTSQGVPQLISNINACQVIAEAVRTTLGPRGMDKLMVDGRGKATISNDGATILKLLDVVHPAAKTLVDIARSQDAEVGDGTTSVTLLAAEFLKQLKPYVEEGLHPQTIIRAFRSATHLAVKKIREISVTVKKDDKKEQRELLVKCAATAMNSKLIAGQKEFFSEMVVEAVMMLDELLPLKMIGIKKVQGGALEESHLVAGVAFKKTFSYAGFEMQPKRYDQPKIALLNVELELKAEKDNAEVRVKSVEDYQAIVDAEWNILYDKLEKIYKSGAKVVLSKLPIGDVATQYFADRDLFCAGRVQEEDLKRTMMACGGSIQTSVGSMTDDVLGRCEVFEEVQVGGERYNFFKGCPRSHTCTIILRGGAEQFMEETERSLHDAIMIVRRAIKNDSIVAGGGAIEMELSKYLRDYSRTIPGKQQLLIGAYAKALEIIPRQLCDNAGFDATNILNKLRAKHAQGGMWYGVDVNNEDIADNYLACVWEPSIVRINALTAASEAACLILSVDETIKNPRSSVEGPPGGGRGRGRGRPHAH; this is encoded by the exons cCCACACCGGTTATCCTGCTTAAGGAGGGGACAGATACGTCTCAGGGCGTCCCTCAGCTGATCAGCAACATCAATGCCTGCCAGGTCATCGCTGAGGCCGTCCGCACCACACTTGGGCCTCGCGGCATGGACAAACTCATGGTGGATGGCAGag GTAAAGCCACCATCTCCAACGACGGGGCGACCATCCTGAAGCTGCTGGATGTGGTTCACCCTGCTGCCAAGACCCTGGTGGACATTGCACGCTCCCAGGATGCcgag GTGGGCGACGGTACCACGTCTGTAACCCTGTTGGCAGCAGAGTTCCTGAAGCAGTTGAAGCCGTACGTGGAGGAGGGTctccacccccagaccatcatcAGAGCCTTCCGCAGCGCTACGCACCTGGCCGTCAAGAAGATCCGAGAGATCTCTGTCACCGTCAAGAAGGACGACAAGAA agAACAGAGGGAACTCTTGGTGAAGTGTGCCGCCACAGCCATGAACTCCAAGCTGATCGCAG GTCAGAAGGAGTTCTTCAGTGAGATGGTGGTGGAGGCTGTCATGATGCTCGATGAGCTGCTGCCTCTCAAGATGATCGGGATCAAGAAGGTGCAGGGAGGAGCTCTGGAG gagTCTCACCTGGTAGCTGGCGTGGCCTTCAAGAAGACGTTCTCCTACGCCGGGTTTGAGATGCAGCCTAAACGTTACGACCAGCCCAAGATCGCTCTGCTCAATGTCGAGCTGGAACTGAAGGCCGAGAAGGACAATGCAGAGGTCCGCGTCAAGTCTGTCGAG GACTACCAGGCCATCGTAGATGCAGAGTGGAACATCCTGTATGACAAGCTGGAGAAGATCTACAAGTCAGGAGCCAAG GTGGTCCTGTCCAAGCTGCCCATTGGAGACGTGGCCACACAGTACTTTGCTGACCGGGATCTGTTTTGTGCTGGACGTGTTCAGGAGGAGGACCTCAAGAGGACAATGATG GCCTGCGGGGGCTCCATCCAGACCAGTGTTGGCTCCATGACAGACGATGTCCTGGGGCGCTGTGAAGTCTTTGAGGAGGTGCaggttggaggagagag GTATAACTTCTTCAAGGGTTGTCCTCGCTCCCATACGTGTACCATCATCCTGAGGGGCGGAGCCGAGCAGTTTATGGAGGAGACGGAACGCTCTCTACACGACGCCATCATGATCGTACGCAGAGCCATCAAG aatgactCCATCGTGGCTGGCGGAGGTGCGATCGAGATGGAACTCTCAAAGTACCTGCGTGATTATTCCAGAACCATTCCTGGCAAGCAGCAGCTGCTGATTGGAGCATACGCTAAGGCTCTAGAGATTATCCCCAGACAGCTGTGTGACAACGCAGGCTTCGATGCCACCAACATACTCAACAAGCTGCGCGCCAAGCacgcacag gGTGGTATGTGGTACGGTGTAGACGTGAACAATGAGGATATAGCTGATAACTACTTGGCGTGTGTGTGGGAACCCTCCATCGTGCGTATCAACGCACTGACTGCTGCCAGCGAGGCCGCCTGCCTCATCCTCTCAGTGGACGAGACCATCAAGAATCCACGCAGTAGCGTAGAAGGGCCACCAGGGGGCGGGAGAGGCCGGGGACGTGGCAGACCCCATGCTCACTAA